The Fibrobacter sp. UWB5 genome has a window encoding:
- a CDS encoding KGGVGR-motif variant AAA ATPase codes for MILITTYAKELEKFLTKKQDSREVRKFKIFVRIGFQLDVYVFTEDCESLQNIEAEFFDYISKTGYAVNQNKLRIYFNILPLSELDDSYYSKMVEGSESIDYGPRYRFDSFLGKKQYEIADASEFPPVITFYSYKGGVGRTTAMISYALHLAADKGKKVAIIDCDLEAPGYLNFFNLSEHPELKDGKKNGLVEFLCDTQFVDKSIDINNYILNIGVDRKLSKQHPELENIWLMPAGNLNDGTNDGVFSQSRRDYLEGLAKLNLGNTKNVVQGFNNLFGYLKNLNIDVILVDSRTGFNDIFGNAILYLSTCVVGLFGYSRQTEPGFMNLVNIHSALLKADENKNDKHNGQSFKLILAYSILPNNEKDRIPPQMSDFINRSYENIFPAQYFIHRNPILESIGTGDAEIDDQFIKMNTSEFDKDRFVDYTKLFEGIDDYCFSESQDDYDEGVSECSTKKLIISAEEISDLTSKIDLKNIILYHLKNELEHTGKQSGKDELIERGFLYRECMKKVFNKNYFIIEGMKGSGKTYLCKALQNKNILNKIKECADGEQDVQYTSICVMDGNDKIIFSGLLGETLDKYSPNNMSNYEHYFNHFWHIFTWNKLLYDDGNENLAAIRHKVITNSVLTNIGIEPFGGKVDKNKYIHYLNEIVKKDALYYIKEDIKNFNKELKQQSKKIILLYDQIDSKLPYWKYIANCLIKSYSVKSMRYSNILPKFFICAGTLAQAKGKENNRFSGNIINIEWSIEETFGLLFKIIFSDECASKAFRSMAIKQGIDFNNIDALKNDFLIPQRQLKCLSRASLEQLVQVFFGKYVNQLGKPWDYFKKMLSNADNNSVNLSYFINILKDNAIEQALKSERYIKEVISPSVYTSNEILKKAAGRYFKNLASDKSNEILLKFKETVLHTPRFVFCYKSMESTLFNLLIEETLEKNKESLLSPSVYRASFEKLRRLIIGQGIMAEKFTNKGLFYVFAPIYWSLWHLQNGALDDGFYFIDNKMYIELLNKSIERNRQLKRNCKKELQMLAKLRKRKYLFSVTGTC; via the coding sequence ATGATACTCATAACAACGTATGCAAAAGAGCTTGAAAAATTTCTGACTAAAAAACAGGATTCTAGAGAAGTTCGGAAATTTAAAATTTTTGTACGAATTGGTTTCCAATTGGATGTATATGTTTTTACAGAAGACTGCGAATCCCTGCAGAATATTGAAGCGGAATTTTTTGATTACATTTCAAAAACTGGCTATGCGGTTAATCAGAACAAATTAAGAATATACTTTAATATTTTACCTCTTTCTGAATTAGACGATTCATACTATTCTAAAATGGTTGAAGGTTCGGAATCTATAGACTATGGTCCTCGCTATAGATTTGATTCCTTTTTAGGAAAAAAGCAATATGAAATAGCAGATGCAAGCGAATTTCCTCCTGTAATAACTTTTTATAGCTATAAAGGTGGCGTAGGACGTACAACGGCAATGATTTCTTATGCATTGCACCTAGCTGCGGATAAGGGGAAAAAGGTTGCCATTATTGATTGCGATCTTGAAGCGCCGGGATATTTAAATTTTTTCAATCTATCGGAGCATCCTGAATTAAAAGATGGGAAAAAAAATGGTCTTGTAGAATTTTTATGCGATACGCAATTTGTTGATAAATCGATTGATATAAATAATTATATTTTAAATATTGGGGTTGATAGAAAACTTAGTAAGCAACATCCTGAATTAGAAAACATTTGGTTAATGCCGGCTGGTAATTTGAATGACGGAACTAATGATGGTGTATTTAGCCAAAGTAGGCGCGATTATCTAGAAGGGCTTGCTAAGTTAAATTTAGGCAATACAAAGAATGTTGTGCAAGGATTTAATAACCTTTTTGGGTATCTAAAAAATTTAAATATTGATGTAATCTTAGTCGATTCTAGAACTGGATTTAATGATATATTCGGAAATGCGATTCTATATCTATCTACGTGTGTTGTAGGTCTATTTGGATATAGTCGACAAACAGAGCCCGGATTCATGAATCTTGTAAATATTCACTCGGCGCTTTTGAAGGCGGATGAAAATAAAAATGATAAACATAATGGACAAAGTTTCAAACTGATACTCGCATATTCGATTTTGCCAAACAATGAAAAGGATCGTATTCCTCCACAAATGAGTGATTTTATAAATCGTTCTTATGAGAATATATTTCCGGCACAATATTTTATTCATAGAAATCCTATTTTAGAAAGTATTGGTACGGGAGACGCTGAAATTGATGATCAATTTATAAAAATGAATACGTCCGAATTTGATAAAGATAGGTTTGTAGACTATACAAAATTGTTTGAAGGAATTGATGATTATTGTTTCTCAGAAAGTCAAGATGATTATGATGAAGGAGTTTCTGAATGTTCAACAAAAAAGCTCATTATTTCTGCTGAAGAGATTTCTGATCTCACTTCGAAAATAGATCTAAAAAATATTATTCTTTATCATTTGAAAAATGAACTAGAACATACGGGAAAGCAATCAGGAAAAGACGAGCTTATAGAAAGAGGGTTTCTTTATCGTGAATGCATGAAAAAAGTATTTAACAAGAACTATTTCATCATTGAGGGGATGAAAGGCTCCGGAAAAACATACTTGTGCAAAGCGTTACAGAATAAGAATATTTTAAATAAAATTAAAGAATGTGCTGACGGCGAACAGGACGTTCAGTATACAAGTATTTGTGTTATGGATGGAAATGATAAAATCATTTTTAGCGGTTTATTGGGGGAAACGCTAGATAAATACTCCCCAAATAATATGTCCAACTATGAACATTATTTTAATCATTTTTGGCATATTTTTACTTGGAATAAATTATTGTACGACGATGGAAATGAAAATCTTGCTGCAATTCGTCACAAGGTTATCACTAATAGCGTGCTTACGAACATAGGGATCGAACCATTTGGAGGAAAAGTTGATAAAAACAAATATATCCATTATTTAAATGAAATCGTTAAGAAGGATGCACTTTATTATATTAAGGAAGATATAAAGAATTTTAATAAAGAGCTCAAACAGCAAAGCAAAAAGATCATTTTGCTTTATGATCAAATTGATTCAAAGCTCCCTTATTGGAAATACATTGCGAATTGCCTTATTAAATCTTATTCAGTAAAAAGTATGCGGTATAGCAATATTTTGCCAAAGTTTTTTATTTGTGCAGGTACGCTTGCTCAAGCAAAAGGTAAAGAAAACAATCGTTTTTCTGGCAACATTATTAATATTGAATGGAGCATTGAAGAAACATTTGGACTCCTATTTAAAATCATTTTTTCGGATGAATGTGCGAGCAAGGCGTTTCGAAGTATGGCGATTAAACAAGGAATTGATTTTAACAATATAGATGCTTTAAAGAATGATTTCTTAATTCCCCAAAGGCAGCTAAAATGTCTCTCTAGAGCATCGTTGGAACAACTAGTTCAAGTTTTTTTTGGAAAATACGTCAATCAATTAGGAAAACCATGGGATTATTTTAAGAAAATGTTGTCCAATGCAGATAACAATTCTGTCAATTTATCTTACTTCATAAATATACTCAAAGATAATGCTATTGAACAAGCACTAAAATCAGAACGCTACATAAAAGAAGTCATTTCACCGTCAGTATATACTTCAAATGAGATCTTGAAAAAGGCTGCGGGGAGGTATTTTAAGAATCTGGCAAGCGACAAATCAAACGAGATTCTATTAAAATTTAAGGAAACAGTTCTTCATACTCCACGATTTGTATTTTGTTATAAGTCGATGGAGAGTACTCTGTTTAATCTTTTGATAGAAGAAACTCTTGAAAAAAACAAAGAATCACTTTTATCACCTTCAGTGTATCGCGCGTCGTTTGAGAAATTAAGAAGACTTATTATTGGTCAAGGGATAATGGCGGAAAAATTTACCAATAAGGGTTTATTTTATGTATTTGCTCCGATTTATTGGAGTTTATGGCATTTGCAGAATGGTGCGCTTGATGATGGGTTTTACTTCATTGATAACAAGATGTATATTGAATTATTAAACAAATCAATTGAGCGTAATAGACAATTGAAACGGAATTGTAAAAAAGAACTTCAAATGCTTGCGAAATTGCGCAAGAGAAAGTACTTGTTTAGTGTAACTGGAACTTGTTGA
- a CDS encoding replication-associated recombination protein A, producing the protein MDQPLAERLRPRNLDEFLGQNKILGEQSLLRKSLENDSVPSMIFWGPPGCGKTSLAHVIRQHTKKAFVALSAVASGVKEVKEVLADARKMKAMFKDTILFIDEIHRFNKGQQDALLGAVEDGTVTLIGATTENPGFEVNSALLSRCQLILFAPLSKDDLRTLIFSALRDHPRGLQLKDVEVEDAVVDKLIAQSDGDARFLLNQIEWIGKNLGDKKVIDEKLLEEFQYKKPLRYDKGGEEHYNLISALHKSVRGSDPDAALYWLHRMLQGGEDPRFILRRLMRMSMEDIGLADPNALLLATSAREAYDFMGIPEGLIALDELAIYLSLAPKSNSVELAGMKADSIVKQTGTLPVPRAFRNSVTKVGEKLGYGIDYQYDHDSPGAYSAQEHLPKQLEGTEIYQPKPYGKEKQLGERLAQLKQIKREKKNVQ; encoded by the coding sequence ATGGACCAGCCGCTCGCCGAAAGATTACGCCCCAGGAACCTCGATGAGTTCTTAGGCCAGAACAAGATTCTGGGCGAGCAGAGCCTATTGCGCAAGAGTCTTGAAAACGACAGCGTGCCAAGCATGATCTTTTGGGGCCCTCCGGGCTGCGGAAAGACAAGCCTTGCCCACGTAATTCGCCAGCACACCAAGAAGGCGTTCGTGGCGCTCTCGGCGGTAGCAAGCGGCGTGAAAGAAGTCAAGGAAGTCCTAGCTGACGCCCGCAAGATGAAGGCGATGTTCAAGGACACGATTCTCTTTATCGACGAAATCCACCGCTTTAACAAGGGCCAGCAGGATGCGCTGTTGGGTGCCGTCGAGGACGGCACGGTGACGCTCATTGGCGCCACCACCGAAAACCCGGGGTTTGAGGTCAACAGCGCTTTGCTTAGCCGCTGCCAGCTGATTCTTTTTGCACCCTTGAGCAAGGACGACTTGCGTACGCTGATTTTTAGCGCCTTGCGCGACCACCCCCGCGGTTTGCAGCTGAAGGATGTTGAAGTCGAAGACGCCGTCGTCGATAAACTCATCGCGCAGTCCGATGGCGACGCACGATTCCTGCTGAATCAGATTGAATGGATTGGCAAGAATCTGGGCGACAAGAAAGTCATCGACGAAAAGCTCCTGGAAGAATTCCAGTACAAGAAGCCCCTGCGTTACGACAAGGGCGGCGAAGAGCATTACAACCTGATTTCGGCTTTGCACAAGTCCGTGCGCGGAAGCGACCCCGATGCCGCCCTCTACTGGCTGCACCGCATGCTGCAAGGTGGCGAAGACCCGCGATTCATTCTGCGCAGACTCATGCGCATGAGCATGGAAGACATCGGCCTTGCCGACCCAAACGCACTTTTGCTTGCCACAAGCGCCCGCGAAGCCTATGACTTTATGGGAATTCCCGAAGGTCTGATTGCCCTCGACGAACTTGCGATTTACCTTTCGCTTGCGCCCAAGAGCAACAGCGTGGAACTCGCAGGAATGAAGGCCGACTCAATCGTGAAGCAGACAGGCACTCTCCCTGTACCACGCGCCTTCCGCAATTCGGTCACGAAGGTCGGCGAAAAATTGGGCTACGGAATCGACTACCAGTACGATCACGACAGCCCCGGCGCTTACTCCGCTCAAGAACACCTGCCTAAGCAACTCGAAGGCACCGAGATTTACCAGCCCAAACCCTACGGCAAGGAAAAGCAACTCGGCGAAAGACTTGCGCAGCTGAAGCAGATTAAACGAGAGAAGAAGAACGTTCAGTAA
- a CDS encoding viperin family antiviral radical SAM protein → MKNTTLPLVINFHACAVCNFSCQGCYSKWHNHQNEVWNDPSNVRQIIENIAKFHRDHFGESGTPWRLSIVGGEPSLFKDKIQFVAKTARAYGAEVSVISNGSHLENIFPFARLFSQVGVSLDSFSHETNLKIGRHCHGKTLSYEEIASKLVTLRAINPKIRIKVNTVVNQNNYNELLVDKVAALGATKYKILRQIPFDCCKGVTDEQFFSFLRNNYREDLFASDGAPSQHIFVEDNAAMLGSYLMIAPDGRLFQNGQAEYRYSHPLMSTPFEVAMKEVGFAEGKFFNRYTSVATDATIAKMKLASAA, encoded by the coding sequence ATGAAGAACACGACTCTTCCCCTCGTCATCAATTTCCACGCATGCGCTGTATGTAACTTCAGCTGCCAAGGGTGCTATTCCAAGTGGCATAACCACCAAAACGAGGTCTGGAACGACCCCTCGAATGTACGCCAGATTATCGAGAACATCGCCAAGTTCCATAGGGACCATTTTGGCGAATCCGGTACACCTTGGCGTTTGAGCATTGTCGGTGGAGAGCCGTCCCTTTTCAAAGACAAAATTCAGTTTGTCGCCAAAACGGCGCGCGCTTACGGCGCCGAGGTTTCCGTCATCTCCAACGGGAGCCATTTAGAAAATATCTTTCCATTTGCCCGCCTGTTTTCGCAGGTTGGGGTTTCTCTTGATTCCTTCTCGCATGAAACCAATCTCAAGATTGGTCGCCATTGCCACGGCAAGACATTGAGCTATGAAGAAATAGCTTCCAAGTTGGTCACTCTCCGCGCCATCAACCCGAAAATCCGCATCAAGGTAAACACTGTTGTCAATCAGAACAATTACAACGAGCTCCTGGTTGACAAGGTCGCCGCTCTTGGCGCAACAAAATACAAGATTCTTCGCCAAATTCCCTTTGACTGTTGCAAGGGGGTTACTGACGAGCAATTTTTCTCGTTCCTGCGCAACAACTACCGTGAAGATCTTTTCGCATCAGATGGCGCACCCAGCCAGCATATTTTCGTAGAAGACAATGCTGCTATGCTGGGCAGCTACCTGATGATAGCTCCAGACGGGCGGCTTTTCCAAAATGGTCAAGCTGAGTACCGCTACAGCCACCCTCTCATGAGCACACCCTTTGAAGTGGCTATGAAAGAAGTCGGCTTTGCGGAGGGCAAATTCTTCAATCGCTACACATCGGTCGCCACAGACGCAACCATCGCCAAGATGAAGCTCGCTTCTGCGGCGTAA
- a CDS encoding LysR family transcriptional regulator yields MKLDKEARLALIAKVQNDGDIASIHTLYDFYREKFEAAAMYHFNRHPFDYEIAKLRNDDARKQWFVFGAAYEAFDKTCRNYKPVCSFATWMNREIEWSFEEKNEIAKAQYKAEAGTWRCNNGHNVSLGKYVDYGNATVWRQFDTDNHESDSSETDNHNLIKAILEAVPSESRTHDILTTWIEGEAESESAVAQLLGISQPAVSKNLKSLRKRLNTKLLQEYLENQNG; encoded by the coding sequence ATGAAACTCGATAAAGAAGCACGCCTTGCCCTCATTGCAAAAGTCCAGAATGACGGCGACATTGCCTCCATCCACACCCTCTATGATTTCTATAGAGAAAAATTTGAGGCGGCGGCCATGTACCATTTCAACAGACATCCCTTTGATTACGAAATTGCAAAGTTACGAAACGATGACGCACGGAAACAATGGTTTGTTTTTGGTGCCGCCTATGAAGCATTTGACAAAACGTGCCGAAACTACAAGCCCGTATGTTCTTTTGCAACCTGGATGAATCGAGAGATTGAATGGTCGTTTGAGGAGAAAAACGAAATCGCTAAAGCGCAATACAAGGCCGAGGCTGGAACATGGCGCTGCAACAACGGGCATAATGTTTCGCTTGGCAAGTACGTTGATTACGGGAACGCAACGGTATGGCGCCAATTTGACACCGATAATCACGAGTCTGATTCTTCGGAAACAGACAATCATAATCTGATAAAGGCCATATTGGAAGCTGTCCCCTCTGAAAGTCGCACGCATGACATATTGACAACATGGATTGAAGGGGAGGCTGAAAGTGAAAGTGCCGTCGCACAACTGTTAGGCATCTCGCAACCAGCCGTCAGCAAAAATCTCAAGTCTCTCAGAAAACGGCTGAATACCAAGCTTCTGCAAGAATATCTTGAAAATCAGAATGGGTAG